The following proteins come from a genomic window of Polaribacter dokdonensis:
- a CDS encoding YbaB/EbfC family nucleoid-associated protein — protein MFGDISGMMGKLKEAQQKVEETKKRLDTVLVDENSADDKIKVTLTANRKIKSITIDDSLLNDAEELEDYLIITLNKAIEKASKINENEMAIAAKSGMPNIPGMDMFK, from the coding sequence ATGTTTGGAGATATTTCAGGAATGATGGGCAAATTAAAAGAAGCCCAGCAAAAGGTAGAAGAAACAAAAAAGAGGTTAGATACAGTTTTGGTTGATGAGAATTCTGCTGACGATAAAATAAAAGTAACACTAACTGCTAACAGAAAAATAAAATCTATTACTATAGATGATTCTTTATTGAACGATGCAGAAGAGCTTGAGGATTACTTAATTATAACCTTAAATAAAGCAATAGAAAAGGCTTCTAAAATAAACGAAAACGAAATGGCTATAGCTGCTAAAAGTGGTATGCCTAATATTCCAGGAATGGACATGTTTAAATAA
- a CDS encoding isopenicillin N synthase family dioxygenase, which translates to MNKIPSVNLADFLSDDESRKQKFIDEIGHAYENIGFVALKGHFLDDKLVDNLYKEIKNFFDLPTDVKEKYEIPGIGGQRGYVSFGKESAKGKKEGDLKEFWHFGQYVDKDSKYANEYPENVVVEELDNFNKVGKETYQMLEKTAKYVLRSLALHLGLEETYFDNYIKNGNSILRPIHYPPIQTEPKGAERAAAHGDINLITLLMGAQGKGLQVQNHEGEWIDAMAEPDELMINVGDMLSRHSNNKLKSTIHRVTNPPKEMWGTSRYSIPFFMHPVSDMKLDVLENCIDENNPKKFEDITAGEFLDERLKELGLKK; encoded by the coding sequence ATGAATAAAATACCAAGCGTTAATTTAGCCGATTTTTTATCTGATGATGAATCTCGCAAACAAAAATTTATTGATGAAATTGGTCATGCATATGAAAATATAGGCTTTGTAGCCCTAAAAGGTCATTTTTTAGATGACAAGTTGGTAGATAACCTTTATAAAGAAATAAAGAACTTTTTCGATTTACCTACAGATGTAAAAGAAAAATATGAAATTCCTGGAATTGGTGGTCAAAGAGGCTATGTGTCTTTTGGTAAGGAATCTGCAAAGGGTAAAAAGGAAGGAGATTTAAAAGAATTCTGGCATTTTGGTCAATATGTAGATAAAGATTCTAAATATGCTAATGAATATCCAGAAAATGTAGTTGTAGAAGAATTAGACAACTTTAATAAAGTTGGTAAGGAAACCTACCAAATGTTAGAGAAAACAGCTAAATACGTGCTAAGATCTTTAGCATTACATTTAGGCTTAGAAGAAACCTATTTTGATAACTATATTAAAAACGGTAACAGTATTTTAAGACCAATTCACTATCCACCAATACAAACAGAACCAAAAGGTGCAGAAAGAGCTGCAGCCCATGGAGATATTAATTTAATTACCCTTTTAATGGGTGCACAAGGTAAAGGTTTACAAGTGCAAAATCATGAAGGTGAATGGATAGATGCAATGGCTGAACCAGATGAATTAATGATTAATGTTGGAGACATGTTATCTAGACATAGTAACAACAAATTAAAATCTACCATTCATAGAGTTACAAACCCTCCAAAAGAAATGTGGGGTACTTCTCGTTATTCAATTCCATTTTTTATGCACCCAGTTTCTGACATGAAATTAGATGTATTAGAAAATTGTATCGATGAAAATAACCCTAAAAAATTCGAAGACATTACTGCTGGTGAGTTTTTAGATGAGCGTTTAAAAGAATTAGGACTTAAAAAATAA
- the rocD gene encoding ornithine--oxo-acid transaminase → MAVLDKLTSQQAIELENKYGAHNYHPLPVVLSRGEGVYVWDVEGKKYYDFLSAYSAVNQGHCHPKIVDAMTNQAKTLSLTSRAFYNDMLGRYEKFASEYFGFDKLLPMNTGAEAVETALKIARKWAYEVKGIDENKAEIIVCENNFHGRTTTIISFSNDPVARKNFGPYTKGFLKIEYDNLQELQEALESSNNIAAFLVEPIQGEAGVYVPSEGYLAAAKKMCEDHNVLFIADEVQTGIARTGRLLATCGNCSCEDKNCSGTPEVKPDILILGKALSGGAYPVSAVLANDAVMNVIRPGNHGSTFGGNPIAAAVAMAALEVVADEKLAINADRLGKIFRDELTEFCKSNDLVKSVRGKGLLNAILINDTEESSTAWDICIKLRDNGLLAKPTHGNIIRFAPPLVMNEEQLKECIAIITTTITDFSK, encoded by the coding sequence ATGGCTGTTTTAGACAAGTTAACATCGCAACAAGCGATTGAATTAGAGAACAAATATGGTGCTCATAATTATCATCCACTACCTGTAGTTTTAAGTAGAGGAGAAGGAGTGTATGTTTGGGATGTAGAAGGTAAAAAGTATTACGATTTTCTTTCTGCTTATTCTGCAGTAAATCAAGGTCATTGTCATCCTAAGATTGTAGATGCAATGACAAATCAGGCAAAAACATTAAGCTTAACATCAAGAGCTTTTTACAATGATATGTTAGGTAGGTACGAAAAATTTGCCTCAGAGTATTTTGGTTTTGATAAGTTATTGCCTATGAATACTGGAGCAGAAGCTGTAGAAACCGCTTTAAAAATTGCAAGAAAATGGGCTTATGAAGTAAAAGGAATTGATGAAAACAAAGCCGAAATTATTGTTTGTGAAAATAATTTTCATGGTAGAACAACAACTATTATTTCTTTTTCTAATGATCCAGTAGCAAGAAAAAACTTTGGTCCTTACACAAAAGGATTTCTAAAAATAGAGTATGATAATCTTCAAGAATTGCAAGAGGCACTCGAAAGTAGTAATAATATAGCAGCTTTTTTAGTTGAGCCTATTCAAGGTGAAGCAGGAGTTTATGTGCCTTCTGAAGGATATTTAGCTGCAGCAAAAAAGATGTGTGAAGATCATAATGTGTTATTCATTGCAGATGAAGTACAAACAGGTATAGCAAGAACAGGTCGTTTATTAGCAACTTGTGGTAATTGTTCTTGTGAAGATAAAAATTGTTCTGGAACACCAGAGGTAAAACCAGATATTTTAATTCTTGGAAAAGCTTTAAGTGGAGGAGCTTATCCTGTTTCTGCTGTATTAGCCAATGATGCAGTTATGAATGTAATAAGACCTGGAAATCATGGTTCTACATTTGGTGGTAATCCTATTGCAGCTGCAGTTGCAATGGCTGCTTTAGAAGTAGTAGCAGACGAAAAATTGGCTATTAACGCAGATAGATTAGGTAAAATCTTTAGGGATGAATTAACTGAATTTTGTAAATCAAATGATTTAGTAAAATCAGTTAGAGGTAAAGGTTTATTAAATGCTATTTTAATTAATGATACAGAAGAAAGTTCTACTGCTTGGGATATCTGTATTAAATTAAGAGATAATGGTTTATTAGCAAAACCTACTCATGGTAACATTATTCGTTTTGCACCACCTTTGGTTATGAATGAGGAGCAATTAAAAGAATGTATAGCTATTATAACAACTACAATTACTGACTTTAGTAAATAG
- a CDS encoding AsmA-like C-terminal region-containing protein: METQKKSTGKKVLKWILISLLTIIIILFSAPFIFKGKIEKMVTNAINKNINATVSFTDTNLSFFTNFPLASLTVNEITVENKAPFLGDTLYAANELNLSMKITELFKSADESIALQSISTKDGFVNIFINKENQNNYNIAIPSDSTSTTTTQNSLALDIEDYQLENMTFNYVDETNNIKLNVKEINHSGTGNFAEEILDLDTETNALLSLDYNDVNYLSDVNISLDAIIGIDLKNTKYTFKENKGYINQLPLEFDGFIQLLEENQLYDLQFKTPTSDFKNLIALLPQQFSGNLNDIKTEGNFDLNGVVKGILSKETIPTFDILFSSKNAMFKYNDLPKAVDQINIDAKIINKTGLANDTYVNVNNLTFKIDDDAFSANGNIANLTTNPKVNLNAKGIINLTSINKVYPIQLEQELAGIVNADVSTKFDMNSVEKGLYQNIQNSGSIIVSNFKYDAKDVANPFYINKTALNFNTNTIRLTEFDAKTGSSDLNINGNLNNFYGFLFNDEVLKGNFNLNSTNFKVADFLAETSSTKQVKDSTKSTSLKIPAFLDCKFTANAKNVTYDNINLKNVTGVIYVKDETINLQNLKSDVFGGNIGFNGNVSTKNNTSTFKVDLDLNEINIKESFSSLEMLKSIAPIAKTIGGKINSKVNVAGVLDENMTPNLKTITGNLFGKLINPKLTTENSKVLQVLGNNVSFLNAERLDLDGINAYFSFENGLVNIKPIPLKYKDVGIEISGNHTFENKIDYDVNFDVPVKYLGTEVTSLISKLNPKDAAEVKSIPVKANITGSFTSPNFSTNLKTATSNLVKQLVEKQKQSLLNQGKDKLKDLFNTKKDDKDSTNTTNKGATKDKIKNTLKNLFNKKKDTTKS; encoded by the coding sequence ATGGAAACTCAAAAAAAATCAACAGGAAAGAAAGTATTAAAGTGGATTTTAATTTCACTTTTAACCATAATAATCATATTATTTTCTGCTCCTTTTATTTTTAAGGGTAAAATTGAGAAGATGGTTACAAATGCCATCAATAAAAATATAAATGCTACTGTTTCTTTTACAGACACAAATCTAAGTTTCTTCACAAATTTTCCTTTAGCAAGTTTAACCGTAAATGAAATTACTGTAGAAAATAAAGCTCCATTTTTAGGTGATACATTGTATGCAGCAAATGAATTAAATCTAAGTATGAAGATTACTGAACTATTTAAAAGTGCAGACGAATCTATTGCCCTACAAAGTATTTCTACCAAAGATGGTTTTGTAAATATATTCATCAATAAAGAGAACCAAAATAATTATAATATTGCTATACCAAGTGATTCTACCTCAACAACAACTACTCAGAATTCTTTAGCTTTAGATATCGAAGATTATCAATTAGAGAACATGACATTTAATTATGTTGATGAAACAAACAACATCAAATTAAACGTAAAGGAAATAAATCATTCAGGTACTGGTAATTTTGCAGAAGAGATTTTAGATTTAGATACAGAAACCAATGCTCTACTGAGTTTAGATTATAATGATGTAAATTATTTATCTGATGTTAATATTAGTTTAGATGCAATAATTGGTATCGATTTAAAAAACACCAAATACACTTTTAAAGAAAATAAAGGTTACATAAATCAATTGCCTTTAGAGTTTGATGGTTTTATTCAGTTGTTAGAAGAGAATCAACTTTATGACCTTCAATTTAAAACACCAACTTCCGATTTTAAAAACCTAATTGCACTTTTACCTCAACAATTTTCAGGAAATTTAAATGACATAAAAACCGAAGGAAATTTTGATTTAAATGGAGTTGTAAAAGGTATTTTGTCAAAAGAAACCATTCCAACTTTTGATATTTTATTCTCCTCTAAAAATGCAATGTTTAAGTATAATGATTTACCAAAGGCAGTAGATCAAATTAATATAGATGCAAAGATCATCAACAAAACAGGTTTAGCAAATGACACATACGTGAATGTAAACAACCTTACATTTAAGATAGATGATGATGCATTTTCAGCAAATGGAAATATTGCTAATTTAACAACAAACCCAAAAGTGAATTTAAATGCCAAAGGAATTATAAACTTGACGAGTATAAACAAGGTATACCCTATTCAATTAGAACAAGAATTAGCAGGAATTGTTAATGCAGATGTTTCTACAAAATTTGATATGAATTCTGTTGAAAAAGGTCTTTATCAAAATATTCAAAACTCAGGTTCTATTATAGTAAGCAATTTTAAATACGATGCTAAAGATGTTGCAAACCCATTTTACATCAATAAAACCGCTTTAAACTTTAATACAAACACCATTCGTTTAACTGAATTTGATGCAAAAACAGGAAGTTCAGATCTAAATATTAATGGGAATTTAAATAATTTCTATGGCTTTTTATTTAATGATGAAGTTCTAAAAGGTAATTTCAATTTAAATTCTACCAATTTTAAAGTAGCTGATTTTTTAGCTGAAACTAGCAGTACAAAACAGGTAAAAGACAGTACAAAATCAACATCTTTAAAAATACCAGCGTTTTTAGATTGCAAGTTTACAGCAAATGCAAAAAATGTTACTTATGATAATATTAACCTAAAAAATGTAACTGGAGTAATCTATGTAAAAGACGAAACTATAAATCTACAGAATTTAAAATCTGATGTTTTTGGTGGTAATATTGGTTTTAATGGTAACGTTTCTACAAAAAATAACACCTCTACTTTTAAGGTTGATTTAGATTTAAATGAAATTAACATAAAAGAATCTTTTTCGAGTTTAGAGATGCTAAAATCAATTGCGCCCATTGCAAAAACTATTGGTGGTAAAATAAACTCTAAAGTTAATGTTGCAGGTGTTTTAGATGAGAACATGACACCAAATTTAAAAACCATTACAGGTAATTTATTTGGTAAATTAATTAATCCAAAACTTACAACAGAAAACTCTAAAGTGTTACAAGTACTAGGTAATAACGTATCATTTTTAAATGCAGAACGTTTAGATTTAGATGGTATAAATGCCTATTTTTCTTTCGAAAATGGCCTAGTGAATATCAAACCAATTCCTTTAAAATATAAAGATGTAGGTATTGAAATCTCTGGTAATCATACCTTTGAAAATAAAATTGATTATGATGTAAATTTTGATGTACCTGTAAAATATTTGGGTACAGAAGTAACTAGTTTAATTTCAAAATTAAATCCTAAAGATGCTGCAGAAGTAAAAAGTATTCCTGTAAAAGCAAATATTACAGGTAGTTTTACGAGTCCTAATTTTTCTACAAACTTAAAAACAGCTACTTCTAATTTGGTAAAACAATTGGTAGAGAAGCAGAAACAAAGTTTACTGAATCAAGGTAAAGACAAACTGAAAGATTTGTTTAATACTAAAAAAGATGATAAAGACTCTACAAATACAACTAACAAAGGTGCTACTAAAGATAAAATAAAGAATACCTTAAAAAATTTATTCAATAAAAAGAAAGATACTACAAAATCGTAA
- a CDS encoding DUF5362 family protein codes for MKAHNPITQLEQLILNADARIFLKETAKWAFFIAILGIFGIAFMFLGAIASFFVFDALPQASQAQVPFDMGLATSIFYLVMALLYVFPIYYLLQFSTKLKKALNTKNDEVLANAFEMLKSHYKYIGVLFIIIISLNVLTVVAFALGAFAI; via the coding sequence ATGAAAGCTCACAACCCAATAACACAATTAGAACAATTAATTTTAAATGCTGATGCTAGAATATTTCTAAAAGAGACTGCTAAATGGGCTTTCTTTATAGCAATCTTAGGAATTTTTGGAATAGCTTTTATGTTTTTGGGTGCTATTGCCTCTTTTTTTGTTTTTGATGCTTTACCTCAAGCTTCACAAGCACAAGTCCCTTTTGATATGGGTTTAGCTACATCTATCTTTTACTTAGTTATGGCTTTGTTGTATGTTTTTCCTATATATTATTTATTACAGTTTTCTACAAAACTTAAAAAAGCATTGAATACTAAAAATGATGAAGTTTTAGCAAATGCTTTCGAAATGTTAAAATCACACTATAAGTATATTGGAGTCTTATTTATTATCATAATTTCTTTAAACGTACTAACAGTTGTTGCGTTTGCTCTAGGTGCTTTCGCTATATAA
- the rlmD gene encoding 23S rRNA (uracil(1939)-C(5))-methyltransferase RlmD: MPRRERNKFVKRNQVLELKIEDYAFGGKGIARIHSDEGSFVVFVPNTLPGQLVKAQIKKSSKKYAEAKLIDVITPSENEVEVPFQDIPGAPYIQLPIALQHQYKRESTLSLFKRIGKVENIEDLFDEFITSPNVFHYRNKMEYGFSAIGYDRVAKRDKDEFTLGFKRRGVWWMGDNLEKDSGLFDKEFEDNLKNIRKYCLDTGLDPWHGPRKEGFFRYFVVRKSFKTNELLFNLVTTSYDLPKFDLNKFANFLVDLFGDRVAGLLHTINDEVGDRTIATSGSIDLVYGKDKIVEELLGLNFEISMKSFFQTNPKSAEKLYSKVVDYVLEDKSKVDNTVVMDLFCGTGTIGQIVASKSDNAKIVGVDIVASAIEDAKENAKRNNIDGLKFYAADVGKFLAQHPEYQDKIKTIILDPARAGIMPKTLQKIINLNADRMVYVSCNPATQARDTEILREAGYQIKKISLVDQFPHTSHIETVVLFEK; encoded by the coding sequence ATGCCAAGAAGAGAACGAAACAAATTTGTAAAGAGAAATCAGGTTTTAGAACTTAAAATTGAAGATTATGCTTTTGGTGGAAAAGGAATTGCAAGAATTCATTCTGATGAAGGTAGTTTTGTTGTTTTTGTGCCTAACACTTTACCAGGACAATTGGTAAAAGCCCAAATAAAAAAGTCGAGTAAAAAATATGCTGAGGCAAAATTAATAGATGTGATAACTCCTTCAGAAAATGAAGTAGAAGTGCCTTTTCAAGACATTCCTGGAGCTCCTTATATTCAGTTACCTATAGCATTGCAACATCAATATAAGAGAGAAAGTACTTTATCTCTTTTTAAAAGAATAGGTAAAGTAGAAAATATAGAAGATTTATTTGATGAATTTATAACCTCTCCAAATGTATTTCATTATAGAAATAAAATGGAATATGGTTTTTCTGCTATTGGCTATGACAGAGTTGCTAAAAGAGATAAAGACGAATTTACTTTAGGTTTTAAAAGACGTGGAGTTTGGTGGATGGGAGATAATCTAGAAAAAGATTCTGGTTTATTTGATAAAGAGTTTGAAGACAATTTAAAAAACATCAGAAAATATTGTTTAGATACAGGTTTAGATCCTTGGCATGGACCTAGAAAAGAAGGCTTTTTTAGGTATTTTGTAGTTAGAAAATCATTTAAAACCAATGAGTTACTTTTTAATTTAGTAACTACTTCTTATGATTTACCAAAATTCGATTTAAATAAATTCGCTAATTTTCTAGTAGATCTTTTTGGTGATAGAGTTGCTGGTTTATTACATACTATAAATGACGAAGTTGGTGATAGAACCATTGCAACCTCTGGAAGCATAGATTTAGTATATGGAAAAGATAAAATTGTAGAAGAGTTATTGGGTTTAAATTTTGAAATTAGTATGAAAAGCTTTTTTCAAACCAATCCAAAATCCGCAGAAAAATTATACTCAAAAGTTGTTGATTACGTTTTAGAAGATAAATCTAAAGTAGACAATACTGTTGTAATGGATTTATTCTGTGGTACAGGAACTATTGGGCAAATTGTGGCTTCTAAAAGCGATAATGCTAAAATTGTAGGTGTAGATATTGTTGCATCAGCCATTGAAGATGCTAAGGAAAATGCTAAAAGAAATAATATTGATGGTCTAAAATTTTATGCAGCTGATGTTGGAAAGTTCTTAGCTCAGCATCCTGAATATCAAGATAAAATTAAAACTATCATTTTAGATCCTGCAAGAGCTGGTATTATGCCAAAAACATTGCAAAAAATTATCAACCTAAATGCAGATAGAATGGTTTACGTGTCTTGCAACCCAGCAACACAAGCTAGAGACACAGAGATTCTAAGAGAGGCTGGTTATCAAATTAAAAAAATTAGTTTGGTAGACCAATTTCCACATACATCTCATATAGAAACAGTAGTTTTGTTTGAAAAGTAG
- a CDS encoding DUF6452 family protein — protein MRKSLVLLNLIIFTFLSCEKDDFCTQNPVTPNLILRFYDDTNRDSVKVVDNLYVWAEGKDSLFINSSLDSLFIPLNSAATETVYNFSKNNVVNQFTIQYTTENEYVSRSCGFKVIFNDVNFASDNTWITDFEPNTLTTIENQTEAHVQIYH, from the coding sequence ATGAGAAAATCACTTGTTCTTTTAAATTTAATAATCTTTACATTTTTGAGTTGCGAAAAAGATGATTTTTGTACTCAAAATCCTGTAACTCCAAACCTAATTTTACGCTTTTATGATGATACCAATAGAGATTCTGTAAAAGTTGTAGATAACCTATATGTTTGGGCAGAAGGTAAAGACAGTTTATTTATTAACTCTAGTTTAGACTCGTTATTTATTCCTTTAAATTCGGCAGCAACAGAAACAGTTTATAACTTTTCTAAGAACAATGTTGTGAATCAATTTACCATTCAATATACTACAGAAAACGAATATGTTTCTCGTTCTTGTGGGTTTAAGGTAATTTTTAATGATGTAAATTTTGCATCAGACAATACTTGGATAACCGATTTTGAACCAAATACATTAACCACAATTGAAAACCAAACTGAAGCTCATGTACAAATTTATCATTAG
- a CDS encoding DUF6048 family protein: MYKFIISLIVFFVFASGFAQETEIDKTEIEQDSIVYKTAYGLRLGADISKPIKSAIDGFYNSGFEIVGDYRISKRFYVAAELGYEDETSQEDYTNSRAKGSYVRLGFNYNAYDNWLDMNNEIFVGYRYGFSLFEQTLNSYTPNIGNEYFPATTVTPNTTADLNAHWSELMVGAKVETFSNLFVGFSFSYKILMSGKEQEGFKTLYSPGFNRIFDSGTGFGFNYTISYLIPFSKK; this comes from the coding sequence ATGTACAAATTTATCATTAGCCTAATTGTATTTTTTGTTTTCGCTAGTGGTTTTGCACAAGAGACAGAAATAGATAAAACAGAGATAGAGCAAGACTCTATTGTTTATAAAACTGCCTATGGTTTACGTTTAGGAGCAGATATTAGTAAGCCAATTAAATCTGCTATAGATGGCTTTTATAATTCTGGATTTGAAATTGTTGGAGATTATAGAATTTCTAAAAGATTTTATGTAGCAGCAGAACTCGGTTATGAAGATGAAACTAGCCAAGAAGATTATACCAATTCCAGAGCAAAAGGTAGCTACGTTAGATTAGGATTTAATTACAATGCGTATGACAATTGGTTAGACATGAATAACGAAATTTTTGTAGGTTATAGATATGGATTTAGTTTATTTGAACAAACCTTAAACAGTTATACCCCAAATATTGGTAACGAATATTTTCCTGCAACTACTGTAACACCTAATACTACAGCCGATTTAAATGCACATTGGTCTGAGCTAATGGTTGGTGCTAAAGTAGAAACCTTTTCTAATTTATTTGTAGGATTTAGTTTTAGCTATAAAATATTAATGAGCGGAAAAGAACAAGAAGGCTTTAAAACTTTATATTCACCAGGTTTTAACAGAATTTTCGACAGTGGAACTGGCTTTGGATTTAATTACACCATTAGTTACCTAATTCCATTTTCAAAAAAATAA
- a CDS encoding 4a-hydroxytetrahydrobiopterin dehydratase — protein sequence MKKLSEKEINSKLENYPDWEFYEDALHTDFEFENFKDCMSAMNRIAFECEALNHHPEWTNVYNTLDITLTTHDEDGVTELDFKLLEAINKIVEVEE from the coding sequence ATGAAAAAACTATCAGAGAAAGAAATAAATTCAAAATTAGAAAACTATCCTGATTGGGAGTTTTACGAAGATGCCTTACATACAGATTTTGAATTCGAAAATTTTAAAGATTGTATGTCTGCCATGAATAGAATTGCCTTTGAGTGTGAAGCTTTAAATCATCATCCAGAATGGACAAACGTTTATAATACTTTAGATATCACCTTAACTACTCATGATGAAGATGGTGTTACTGAATTAGACTTTAAACTATTAGAAGCTATCAATAAAATTGTAGAAGTAGAAGAGTAA
- a CDS encoding DUF2752 domain-containing protein, with protein sequence MFQDLESYMLPCFSKTFLNIECLGCGLQRSFLLLINGHFFDAFKMYPAIFTLILLISFAIFNFFKKIKNANKIIGRLAYINLSIIIINYLIKISI encoded by the coding sequence ATGTTTCAGGATTTAGAAAGTTACATGTTGCCTTGCTTTAGCAAAACATTCTTAAACATAGAATGTCTTGGTTGTGGTTTGCAACGTTCTTTTCTGCTTTTAATAAATGGTCATTTTTTTGATGCATTTAAAATGTATCCTGCAATTTTTACGCTCATTTTACTAATAAGCTTTGCAATTTTTAATTTTTTTAAAAAGATAAAAAATGCTAATAAAATTATTGGTAGATTAGCATATATAAACTTATCAATAATCATTATCAACTATCTAATTAAAATTAGTATTTAA
- a CDS encoding CCC motif membrane protein, translated as MKKLNTTLIYVLSSISLVCCICLGLGILLALPSYLIANKKLKEAELNPEEYDAEDINAMGKAKTFALIALGINGVYFLYSLYGLATTDWDTFMLEFEEKMQQYQQ; from the coding sequence ATGAAAAAACTGAACACAACCTTAATTTATGTTTTATCTTCTATCAGTTTAGTTTGCTGTATTTGTTTAGGTTTAGGTATTTTATTAGCCTTACCTTCTTACTTAATAGCAAATAAAAAATTAAAGGAAGCTGAATTAAATCCTGAAGAATATGATGCAGAAGACATTAATGCTATGGGTAAAGCAAAAACATTTGCACTAATTGCTCTAGGTATAAATGGGGTATATTTCTTATACAGCCTTTATGGTTTAGCAACAACAGATTGGGATACCTTTATGTTAGAATTTGAAGAAAAAATGCAACAATATCAACAATAG